In a genomic window of Halalkalicoccus sp. CG83:
- the purD gene encoding phosphoribosylamine--glycine ligase: protein MTETVLLVGGGGRGHAIARALEGTDCELYACAENRNPGIARIATGFETLETTNSSAVTSYAEEVSATLAVVGPEKPLEAGVADALTEAGVFAFGPNADAARIETDKAYQRRFMREHSIPGCPAFETFEDTERACEYIDSSETDLAVKPAGLTGGKGVKVIGDQVNRDEAKQYLRENDYDRVVLEERFVGEEFTVQAFVANDTFRATPAVQDHKRAYEGDEGPNTGGMGSYSDAGLELPFMTEEEYREAVRILDATVEALDDYTGVLYGQFMLTADGVKVIEYNARFGDPEAMNTLPVMNTEFLDVLVAAREGEELPKLSFAPRATVCKYAVPEGYPEDPSGGTRIAVDEESVRRAAGDGSGDANDAQLFYASVDEREDGIYTTTSRAFAVVGIAETIPEAEAIADDALAGADEGVRIRHDVGTEALVQKRIDHANELRGD from the coding sequence ATGACCGAAACCGTGCTGCTGGTCGGCGGCGGCGGACGCGGACACGCGATCGCGCGTGCGCTCGAGGGGACCGACTGTGAACTCTACGCGTGTGCCGAGAACCGGAACCCGGGGATCGCCCGGATCGCCACGGGATTCGAGACGCTCGAGACGACGAACTCGAGCGCCGTGACGTCGTACGCGGAGGAGGTCAGTGCGACACTCGCCGTCGTCGGCCCCGAGAAGCCCTTAGAAGCGGGCGTCGCGGACGCCCTGACCGAGGCGGGCGTCTTCGCGTTCGGCCCGAACGCCGACGCGGCACGAATCGAGACGGACAAGGCCTATCAGCGCCGGTTCATGCGCGAACACTCGATCCCGGGCTGTCCGGCGTTCGAGACGTTCGAGGACACCGAACGGGCGTGCGAGTACATCGACTCATCGGAGACGGATCTCGCGGTGAAGCCCGCCGGGCTCACCGGCGGCAAGGGGGTGAAGGTGATCGGCGATCAAGTGAACAGGGACGAAGCGAAGCAGTACCTCAGGGAGAACGACTACGACCGCGTCGTCCTCGAGGAGCGCTTCGTCGGCGAGGAGTTCACCGTCCAGGCGTTCGTCGCCAACGACACGTTTCGGGCGACCCCTGCCGTACAGGACCACAAACGCGCCTACGAGGGCGACGAGGGGCCCAACACGGGCGGGATGGGAAGCTACAGCGACGCCGGCCTCGAGCTGCCGTTCATGACCGAGGAGGAGTACCGCGAGGCCGTCAGGATTCTCGACGCGACCGTCGAGGCGCTCGACGACTATACGGGAGTTCTCTACGGCCAGTTCATGCTCACCGCCGACGGCGTGAAGGTGATCGAGTACAACGCCCGCTTCGGCGACCCCGAGGCGATGAACACGCTCCCCGTGATGAACACGGAGTTCCTCGACGTGCTCGTCGCCGCCCGCGAGGGCGAGGAGCTCCCGAAGCTCTCCTTCGCCCCGCGAGCGACCGTCTGCAAGTACGCCGTGCCCGAGGGCTACCCCGAGGACCCGTCGGGAGGAACGCGGATCGCCGTCGACGAGGAGAGCGTGAGACGCGCGGCGGGCGACGGATCGGGAGACGCGAACGACGCGCAGCTGTTCTACGCGAGCGTCGACGAGCGCGAGGACGGCATCTACACCACCACCTCGCGGGCGTTCGCCGTCGTTGGGATCGCCGAGACCATCCCGGAGGCCGAGGCGATCGCCGATGACGCCCTCGCAGGGGCCGACGAGGGCGTCAGGATCCGCCACGACGTCGGCACCGAGGCGCTGGTACAGAAACGGATCGATCACGCGAACGAACTTCGCGGGGATTGA
- a CDS encoding LLM class flavin-dependent oxidoreductase, giving the protein MELGLGLLSAQRLPGDDRSASERYGEVLELGRAAEDAGLDSVWTSEHHFTDDEYLSGTMPTLGALAGATEEIELASGVALTPFYDPVRLAEDAATVQAISDDRLTLGLSIGYLDFEFENFGVPKDERTDRTEDAIELLRNAWEPGSLGYDSDFHPISPDAEVTPTPDEPPEIVLGALAKPAVRRAARMGDGWCANEMLSVDDIELRQDDIEQVREEEDIGGEFTTYVVQYGFVGDTYEEAWETLRDGYFYQQRKYQEWAEGEEVDELSDEQREELEERAIVGTPEDVAEELGEYRDALGEDVHFVFRPYAPGIENEELLECIRRLGEEVAPRL; this is encoded by the coding sequence ATGGAACTGGGTCTCGGACTTCTGAGCGCACAGCGACTGCCGGGTGACGACCGTTCCGCGAGCGAGCGCTACGGCGAGGTGCTCGAACTCGGACGGGCAGCCGAGGACGCCGGCCTCGACAGCGTCTGGACCTCCGAGCACCACTTCACCGACGACGAGTACCTCTCGGGGACGATGCCGACGCTGGGGGCGCTCGCCGGCGCGACCGAGGAGATCGAACTGGCCTCGGGGGTCGCGCTGACGCCGTTCTACGATCCGGTTCGCCTCGCCGAGGACGCCGCAACCGTTCAGGCGATCTCGGACGATCGGCTCACGCTCGGCCTCTCGATCGGGTATCTCGACTTCGAGTTCGAGAACTTCGGCGTCCCCAAGGACGAACGCACCGACCGCACCGAGGACGCGATCGAGCTGCTGCGGAACGCCTGGGAGCCCGGTTCTCTCGGATACGACTCCGACTTCCACCCGATCTCGCCCGACGCCGAGGTGACGCCGACGCCCGACGAACCCCCCGAAATCGTGCTCGGCGCACTCGCCAAGCCCGCGGTGCGCCGAGCGGCGCGGATGGGCGACGGCTGGTGTGCGAACGAGATGCTCTCGGTCGACGACATCGAGCTCAGACAGGACGACATCGAGCAGGTTCGCGAGGAAGAGGACATCGGGGGCGAGTTCACCACCTACGTCGTCCAGTACGGCTTCGTCGGCGACACGTACGAAGAAGCCTGGGAGACGCTCCGGGACGGCTACTTCTACCAGCAGCGAAAGTACCAGGAGTGGGCGGAGGGCGAGGAGGTCGACGAGTTGTCCGACGAACAGAGGGAGGAACTTGAGGAGCGGGCGATCGTCGGCACGCCCGAGGACGTGGCCGAGGAGCTCGGGGAGTACCGCGACGCGCTCGGCGAGGACGTTCACTTCGTCTTCCGGCCGTACGCGCCCGGGATCGAGAACGAGGAGCTTCTCGAGTGTATCCGACGACTCGGCGAGGAGGTCGCGCCTCGCCTATAG
- a CDS encoding helix-turn-helix transcriptional regulator, giving the protein MKSHTQGSPLDDIVFLARSEPRVIALAALARRPQSRADLLAMTGVSQSTIGRMLRAFEERNWIRRDGQHYEATQLGVFIAAGMRKLIDRLETERTLRDVWQWLPSDVSGFAIEMVADAAITVAEEDDPYRPVYRFKSLLQETDRFRFVGFDLALFELCKDEFCQQIIDGMRAEIIDPPSVVVHIRSTYPERFAEALESGNLTVWLRDDLPPYGVGIFDDRTAITGYDPTSGTVKVLIDTDAPEAREWAESLYETYQRELPTLALKRAERATAHTP; this is encoded by the coding sequence ATGAAATCACACACACAAGGCTCACCGCTCGACGACATCGTGTTTCTCGCGCGGTCAGAACCCCGTGTTATCGCGCTGGCCGCCCTAGCCAGGCGACCGCAGAGCCGGGCCGATCTACTGGCGATGACGGGCGTATCACAGTCCACGATCGGACGCATGCTACGCGCGTTCGAAGAACGCAACTGGATCCGCAGGGACGGACAGCATTACGAGGCAACACAACTTGGCGTGTTCATCGCAGCGGGGATGCGGAAGTTAATCGACCGGCTCGAAACCGAGCGGACGCTCCGCGATGTTTGGCAATGGCTCCCGTCCGATGTGAGCGGCTTCGCGATCGAGATGGTGGCTGATGCAGCCATAACGGTTGCCGAGGAGGACGACCCTTACCGCCCGGTGTACCGGTTCAAGTCCCTGCTCCAGGAAACGGATCGATTTCGGTTCGTTGGGTTCGACCTAGCCTTGTTCGAACTGTGCAAGGACGAGTTCTGTCAGCAGATCATCGACGGGATGCGAGCAGAGATCATCGATCCGCCGAGCGTTGTCGTCCACATCCGCTCGACCTACCCGGAACGGTTTGCTGAGGCGTTAGAGAGCGGCAACCTCACGGTCTGGTTACGTGATGATTTGCCGCCCTACGGCGTCGGGATTTTCGACGATCGAACCGCTATCACCGGCTACGACCCCACCAGCGGGACGGTCAAGGTGTTGATCGATACCGACGCACCAGAAGCCCGTGAGTGGGCAGAGTCGCTCTACGAAACCTACCAACGCGAGCTGCCAACGCTCGCTCTCAAACGGGCTGAGCGAGCAACGGCACATACGCCATGA
- a CDS encoding FAD-dependent oxidoreductase has protein sequence MSEHGRTRDESAWLATTDGPRFSPLEDGYDADVAVIGAGMAGIATATHLKERGRRVAVIERDRVAAAVTGHTTAKVTSQHGLKYDQLIETVGEERAQQYADANEAALEEIAERSEGLDAEFERLPAYVYADDASDREQVRDEVRAAKRLGLPAEFAEDGDLDLPFETGGAIRFTDQGQFHPRKYVLGLAESIPGDGSAIFEETRATDLDPGDPCRIETDRGTVTADSVVVATHFPVFDRGGYFARMKTKRSHVVAVRIAGDPPEGMYYNTGQPYRSIRYHRFEGEPLVLVGGENHETGQGGSTKERYDRLESFAREQFDVEEVEYRWSTQDYSPFDSVPYVGHLGPARENLYVATGFGGWGMTGGTAAGRIVSGLICDGEHPNAEVFSPARVNAKSAKSLVTHNAEVGAHFTADWAKSLLSEREATLSPGEATTVKTDDGPVGVHRDEEGEINAVSVICPHMKCVLRWNDGEESWDCPCHGSRFTPGGKVLDGPAIEDLPRRDAREK, from the coding sequence ATGAGCGAACACGGCCGGACCAGAGACGAATCGGCATGGCTCGCGACCACCGACGGCCCCCGGTTCTCGCCGCTCGAGGACGGATACGACGCCGACGTGGCGGTGATCGGGGCCGGAATGGCGGGGATCGCGACGGCGACCCACCTGAAGGAACGCGGACGAAGGGTCGCGGTGATCGAGCGTGATCGGGTAGCGGCGGCGGTGACGGGCCACACCACCGCGAAGGTCACCTCCCAGCACGGCCTGAAGTACGATCAGCTGATCGAGACGGTCGGCGAGGAACGCGCACAACAGTACGCCGACGCGAACGAGGCGGCCCTCGAGGAGATCGCCGAACGGAGCGAGGGGCTGGACGCCGAGTTCGAGCGGTTGCCGGCGTACGTCTACGCCGACGACGCGAGCGATCGCGAGCAGGTCCGCGACGAAGTACGGGCGGCGAAACGCCTCGGCCTGCCCGCGGAGTTCGCCGAGGACGGCGACCTCGACCTTCCCTTCGAGACCGGGGGTGCGATCCGATTCACCGACCAGGGCCAGTTCCACCCCCGGAAGTACGTCCTCGGGCTCGCCGAGTCGATCCCCGGCGACGGGAGCGCGATCTTCGAGGAGACGCGCGCGACGGATCTCGACCCCGGCGACCCCTGCCGGATCGAGACCGATCGTGGGACCGTCACCGCCGACAGCGTGGTCGTCGCGACCCACTTCCCGGTCTTCGACCGTGGGGGCTACTTCGCGCGGATGAAGACGAAGCGTTCGCACGTCGTCGCCGTCCGGATCGCGGGCGATCCCCCCGAGGGGATGTACTACAACACCGGCCAGCCCTATCGCTCCATCCGATATCACCGTTTCGAGGGCGAGCCACTGGTGCTGGTCGGTGGGGAGAACCACGAGACCGGCCAGGGCGGTTCGACGAAGGAACGCTACGACCGCCTCGAGTCGTTCGCCCGCGAGCAGTTCGACGTCGAGGAGGTCGAGTACCGCTGGTCGACGCAGGACTACAGCCCGTTCGACAGCGTGCCGTACGTCGGCCATCTCGGTCCCGCCCGCGAGAACCTCTACGTCGCCACCGGCTTCGGCGGCTGGGGGATGACCGGCGGGACCGCGGCGGGCCGGATCGTCTCCGGGCTGATCTGTGACGGCGAGCATCCGAACGCCGAGGTGTTCTCGCCCGCGCGGGTGAACGCGAAGTCGGCGAAGTCGCTCGTAACGCACAACGCGGAGGTCGGCGCACACTTCACCGCCGACTGGGCGAAGTCGCTGCTCTCGGAACGGGAGGCGACGCTCTCGCCGGGCGAGGCGACGACGGTCAAGACCGACGACGGGCCCGTGGGCGTCCACCGCGACGAGGAAGGGGAGATCAACGCCGTCTCGGTGATCTGTCCGCACATGAAGTGCGTCCTCCGGTGGAACGACGGCGAGGAGAGCTGGGACTGTCCCTGCCACGGATCGCGGTTCACTCCCGGGGGGAAGGTGCTCGACGGGCCGGCGATCGAGGACCTGCCGCGTCGTGACGCACGTGAAAAGTGA
- a CDS encoding methyltransferase domain-containing protein — MAETLDIDKLEREVKAVYRDVARTPNEEFHFEMGRPLAEQLGYSPADLDRIPDEAIDSFAGVGYHFDLANCQDGDDVLDLGSGSGMDVFVAALHVGNTGSVTGLDMTNEQLEKARGLRDEAGLENVSFERGHIEDLPFEDETFDIVVSNGVINLSPKKERVFEEASRVLKPGGRVALSDIISETEMPDSIKTNADLWAACIGGAEQINEYTSMIETAGFDVVEVRENPQYEFTSNQAQNACQKYGVKSISLGAHSSQ; from the coding sequence ATGGCTGAAACACTCGACATCGACAAACTTGAACGAGAGGTCAAAGCAGTCTACCGGGACGTCGCCCGAACGCCGAACGAGGAGTTCCACTTCGAGATGGGGCGCCCGTTGGCGGAACAACTCGGCTATTCGCCGGCCGATCTCGATCGGATACCTGACGAGGCGATCGACTCCTTCGCAGGGGTGGGCTATCACTTCGATCTCGCCAACTGCCAGGACGGCGACGACGTGCTTGACCTGGGCAGTGGATCGGGAATGGACGTCTTCGTCGCGGCGCTCCACGTCGGCAACACTGGAAGCGTGACCGGTCTCGACATGACTAACGAGCAACTCGAGAAGGCCCGGGGATTGCGCGACGAGGCGGGACTTGAGAACGTCTCCTTCGAGCGGGGGCACATCGAGGACCTCCCGTTCGAGGACGAGACGTTCGACATCGTAGTCTCGAACGGCGTGATAAACCTCTCACCGAAGAAGGAGCGCGTCTTTGAGGAGGCGAGCCGCGTGCTCAAACCGGGAGGCCGGGTGGCGCTCTCGGACATCATCAGCGAGACCGAGATGCCCGACAGCATCAAGACCAATGCGGATCTCTGGGCGGCGTGTATCGGCGGTGCCGAACAAATCAATGAGTACACGTCGATGATTGAAACGGCCGGCTTCGATGTGGTCGAGGTGAGGGAGAATCCGCAATACGAGTTCACGTCGAACCAGGCGCAGAACGCCTGTCAGAAGTACGGCGTGAAGAGTATCTCGCTTGGGGCGCACAGCAGCCAATAA
- a CDS encoding mandelate racemase/muconate lactonizing enzyme family protein, whose translation MQDVAITDVETYIVANPWKPWVFVELETDADVTGLAEATTHDKPRTVAAAIEEMSNFFIGKDPFDTEAIWLEMYRDEWFSKNVINTTVCSAVDMACWDIKGKLLDTPVYDLLGGQVHGDELRAYANGWYTDTGGEPEGFAEAAERVVNDGYDAMKFDPFGTAWQHMSKKDVNRSVDIVRAVREAVGPDVDLLIECHGRFSAAQAVDIARKLDEFDPTWYEEPCPPDSINSLAEVADKSPIPVATGERHMTKHDFFELVTRTDVDVFQPDLMNTGGITEGKKIAGLAEADHVSIAPHNPQGPVAGAIYSHFCTSTPNFLIQEMFQTYDVDWVDDLLTEPLEVEDGYVQVPEGPGFGIELDHDVVEEHTYTGEGVHTINLFEKDWEKREVELR comes from the coding sequence ATGCAGGACGTAGCGATCACCGACGTCGAGACGTACATCGTCGCGAACCCCTGGAAACCGTGGGTGTTCGTCGAACTCGAGACCGACGCGGACGTGACCGGTCTCGCCGAGGCCACCACCCACGACAAGCCCCGCACCGTCGCGGCCGCCATCGAGGAGATGTCGAACTTCTTCATCGGAAAGGACCCCTTCGACACCGAGGCCATCTGGCTGGAGATGTACCGCGACGAGTGGTTCTCGAAGAACGTCATCAACACCACCGTCTGTTCGGCAGTCGACATGGCCTGCTGGGACATCAAGGGCAAACTGCTCGATACGCCCGTCTACGACCTGCTGGGCGGGCAGGTTCACGGTGACGAGCTGCGTGCGTACGCCAACGGCTGGTACACCGACACCGGAGGCGAGCCCGAGGGGTTCGCCGAGGCCGCAGAGCGCGTCGTCAACGACGGCTACGACGCGATGAAGTTCGACCCGTTCGGTACCGCCTGGCAGCACATGTCGAAGAAGGACGTCAACCGCTCGGTCGACATCGTTCGGGCGGTCCGAGAGGCCGTCGGCCCGGACGTCGACCTCCTGATCGAGTGCCACGGGCGATTCTCGGCCGCCCAGGCGGTCGACATCGCGCGCAAACTCGACGAGTTCGACCCCACCTGGTACGAGGAGCCCTGCCCGCCGGACTCGATCAACAGCCTCGCCGAGGTGGCCGATAAGTCGCCGATCCCGGTCGCGACCGGCGAACGCCACATGACCAAACACGACTTCTTCGAGCTGGTCACACGGACGGACGTCGACGTCTTCCAGCCCGACCTGATGAACACGGGCGGGATCACCGAGGGAAAGAAGATCGCGGGGCTCGCGGAGGCCGACCATGTCAGCATCGCCCCACACAACCCGCAGGGCCCGGTCGCGGGCGCGATCTACTCGCACTTCTGCACCTCGACGCCGAACTTCCTGATCCAGGAGATGTTCCAGACCTACGACGTCGACTGGGTCGACGACCTCCTCACGGAGCCACTGGAGGTCGAGGACGGCTACGTGCAGGTGCCCGAGGGGCCCGGATTCGGCATCGAACTCGACCACGACGTCGTCGAGGAACACACCTACACCGGCGAGGGCGTCCACACGATCAACCTCTTCGAGAAGGACTGGGAGAAACGCGAAGTCGAGCTGCGATAA
- a CDS encoding CBS domain-containing protein → MDVSDIATDEYVRARPDETVGELRSTFEDANPGGILVVEDGECVGVITPQELLRSQTDDETAARQVMKAVPVVDRTEGVREVARLLVENETRVAPVSVEGELWGGVTQDAILEAVLENLDVLTVKEIATQNVVTVTEDDTLSEAINLLREHGISRLPVVENGHRPIGIVTADDLVEFVVRDTRKQSVGDRGGDSPTLRELPVENVMDRPPKTTTLESTVSEAVSTMLEQNVDGLVVVPEYDERVTGVLTKTDVMRALSYTREEVMDVQITNIDLLHSTSREEIAERLEEITGKHRKLDVHHVHVRFQEHEEELRGRSLVRCQVRMWTDQEELAGTGEGYGGDEALSIALDKLERNVLELKGERSDEEYRGQLLRTLDEL, encoded by the coding sequence ATGGACGTCAGCGACATCGCGACTGACGAGTACGTTCGGGCTCGTCCCGACGAGACGGTCGGCGAACTCAGATCGACGTTCGAGGACGCGAACCCCGGCGGGATCCTGGTCGTCGAGGACGGCGAGTGCGTCGGAGTCATCACTCCCCAGGAGCTGCTTCGATCCCAGACCGACGACGAGACCGCCGCCCGCCAGGTGATGAAGGCGGTCCCGGTGGTCGACCGCACCGAGGGCGTCCGCGAGGTCGCCCGCCTGCTCGTCGAGAACGAGACGCGGGTCGCACCGGTCTCCGTCGAGGGTGAGCTCTGGGGTGGGGTGACCCAGGACGCGATCCTCGAGGCCGTCCTCGAGAACCTCGACGTGCTGACGGTGAAGGAGATCGCCACGCAGAACGTCGTCACCGTCACCGAGGACGATACCCTGAGCGAGGCGATCAACCTGCTTCGCGAGCACGGCATCTCGCGGCTCCCGGTCGTCGAGAACGGCCACCGTCCGATCGGAATCGTCACCGCGGACGACCTCGTCGAGTTCGTCGTCCGCGATACCCGGAAACAGTCCGTCGGCGACCGGGGTGGGGACTCGCCGACCCTCCGCGAGCTCCCCGTCGAGAACGTCATGGACCGGCCCCCGAAGACGACCACGCTCGAATCCACCGTCTCGGAGGCGGTCTCGACGATGCTCGAGCAGAACGTCGACGGGCTCGTGGTCGTGCCCGAGTACGACGAACGCGTCACAGGCGTGCTCACGAAGACCGACGTGATGCGGGCGCTCTCCTATACGCGGGAGGAGGTCATGGACGTCCAGATCACCAACATCGATCTGCTGCACTCGACGAGCCGCGAGGAGATCGCAGAGCGCCTCGAGGAGATCACCGGCAAGCACCGCAAACTCGACGTCCATCACGTTCACGTCCGCTTCCAGGAACACGAGGAGGAGCTACGCGGCCGCTCGCTCGTGCGCTGTCAGGTCCGCATGTGGACCGATCAGGAGGAGCTCGCGGGTACCGGCGAGGGCTACGGCGGCGACGAGGCGCTCTCGATCGCGCTGGACAAGCTCGAGCGCAACGTGCTCGAGCTGAAGGGCGAGCGAAGCGACGAGGAGTACCGCGGCCAACTGCTTCGGACGCTCGACGAGCTCTGA
- a CDS encoding GntP family permease → MFDTTILQLGGQGPVVALLAGIVAIVLLLVVLDLPPFIALVVAGLVVGIVTPEVAFAEIPGEFAAAFGDGMAGIGIPILMAAVIGKSMVESGAADRIVRGFSSVVGQDRTELSLFGSSFVIAIPVFFDNVFYLLAPLARAARSRTGGNYALFIVAMGGAGVVTHGFVPPTPGPLLAAGELGANIGTTIITGVLVGLPTALVAGLGYGYVINRRMDIPLRDAMGTSVDELEEKVNRPTSALPGLFESLLPILLAVLLVAANTGVETFVGEESTPAAVTGFFGDPNFSLTIAALVAAFTFYRMSDLSSETFSDELTEALKSGGNIAAITAAGGAFGAMLAAAGAGEYIAGALENVGFGLLVTAWVIAAGVRVVQGSATVAIVTTAGIMAPFTGQLTVNPAYMVMVIGAGASFCSWYNDSGFWIVKEIGGLTQAETLKTWTVSTILIGIVGLISSLVFATILPLA, encoded by the coding sequence ATGTTCGACACTACCATACTCCAGTTAGGGGGACAGGGCCCGGTCGTCGCGCTCCTGGCGGGGATCGTGGCGATCGTCCTTCTCCTGGTCGTCCTCGACCTGCCACCGTTCATCGCGCTCGTCGTGGCGGGGCTCGTCGTCGGTATCGTCACGCCGGAGGTCGCATTTGCAGAGATCCCCGGCGAGTTCGCCGCCGCGTTCGGTGATGGCATGGCCGGGATCGGTATCCCGATCCTCATGGCGGCGGTCATCGGCAAGTCGATGGTCGAAAGCGGCGCCGCGGATCGCATCGTACGCGGGTTCAGCTCGGTCGTCGGCCAGGACCGGACCGAGCTATCGCTGTTCGGAAGCAGTTTCGTGATCGCGATACCGGTCTTCTTCGACAACGTCTTCTATCTGCTCGCGCCGCTGGCGCGAGCGGCTCGCTCCCGGACGGGAGGGAACTACGCGCTGTTCATCGTCGCCATGGGGGGAGCCGGCGTGGTCACGCACGGGTTCGTTCCGCCGACGCCCGGCCCGCTCCTCGCGGCTGGCGAACTCGGCGCCAACATCGGAACCACGATCATCACCGGCGTCCTCGTCGGGCTCCCGACCGCGCTCGTCGCCGGTCTCGGATACGGGTACGTGATCAATCGCCGCATGGACATCCCGCTGCGAGACGCGATGGGGACCTCGGTCGACGAGCTCGAGGAGAAGGTCAACAGGCCGACCAGCGCCCTTCCAGGGCTGTTCGAGTCGCTGCTCCCGATCCTGCTGGCGGTCCTCCTCGTAGCCGCGAACACGGGCGTCGAGACGTTCGTCGGCGAGGAGAGCACACCGGCGGCCGTCACGGGCTTCTTCGGCGACCCGAACTTCTCGCTGACGATCGCCGCGCTGGTCGCGGCGTTCACGTTCTACCGCATGAGCGACCTCTCCTCGGAGACGTTCTCGGACGAACTCACGGAGGCGCTCAAGAGCGGCGGTAACATCGCCGCGATCACTGCCGCCGGTGGTGCCTTCGGCGCGATGCTCGCGGCGGCGGGTGCGGGCGAGTACATCGCCGGTGCGCTGGAAAACGTCGGGTTCGGGCTCCTCGTGACGGCGTGGGTGATCGCCGCCGGGGTGCGCGTCGTTCAGGGATCGGCGACGGTCGCGATCGTCACCACGGCCGGCATCATGGCGCCGTTCACGGGCCAGCTGACGGTCAATCCCGCCTACATGGTCATGGTGATCGGCGCGGGTGCCTCGTTCTGTTCGTGGTACAACGACAGCGGCTTCTGGATCGTCAAGGAGATCGGCGGGCTCACACAGGCCGAGACGCTCAAAACCTGGACCGTGTCGACGATACTGATCGGGATCGTCGGTCTGATCAGCTCGCTCGTCTTCGCGACGATCCTCCCGCTCGCCTGA
- a CDS encoding DUF2267 domain-containing protein, translating to MEPSEFYTIVRQQADLKSVEEAEDASRPVLRTLGERLSAGAVDDLTSFLPEEIAAALETDSEPESFGPEEFVARVAERASVDEELARRVTRATTDAIAEAVPGDEYRNVRQQLPDEYGTLFQGVENAGGRAT from the coding sequence ATGGAGCCCTCCGAATTCTACACGATCGTACGCCAGCAGGCCGACCTGAAGTCGGTCGAGGAGGCGGAAGACGCCAGCAGGCCCGTTCTCCGAACCCTGGGCGAACGGTTGTCGGCCGGCGCGGTCGACGACCTGACGAGTTTCCTGCCCGAGGAGATCGCCGCGGCGCTCGAGACCGACTCGGAGCCCGAGTCGTTCGGCCCCGAAGAGTTCGTCGCTCGCGTCGCCGAGCGGGCGAGCGTAGACGAGGAGCTCGCGAGACGCGTGACGCGGGCGACGACCGACGCGATCGCGGAGGCGGTGCCCGGAGACGAGTACAGGAACGTCCGCCAGCAGCTCCCCGACGAGTACGGCACGCTGTTTCAGGGGGTAGAGAACGCCGGGGGCCGAGCGACGTAG
- a CDS encoding GYD domain-containing protein: MFLTNFTPRGIENVHDSPDRTEKAKALVESMGGTWRAFFYTLGRYDGLVIADFPNDDIAVQTVLTLASSGNVTTETLRAFTFDEFRDIIDAMSDVV, from the coding sequence GTGTTCCTGACCAACTTCACCCCTCGGGGAATCGAAAACGTCCACGACAGTCCTGACCGGACCGAGAAGGCGAAAGCCTTGGTCGAGTCGATGGGCGGGACGTGGCGGGCGTTTTTTTACACGTTGGGACGATATGACGGTCTCGTTATCGCCGACTTCCCGAACGATGATATCGCGGTGCAAACGGTACTCACGCTCGCCAGCAGTGGTAACGTCACGACCGAGACGCTGCGGGCGTTTACATTCGATGAGTTCCGCGATATCATCGATGCTATGAGTGATGTTGTGTGA
- a CDS encoding acyltransferase, producing the protein MSDDTPPRHDRVARHPTPGPANSLWSWPEARHPLRVAINYAAIVAARHSPSLRTKNWLLRRIGVTIGEGVSWGLESTPDVFWPDLITVEDGAIIGYDATLLCHEFLQDEYRTGPVVVGERAMIGAGAVVLPGVEIGAGASVAANSLVVEDVPPGVTVAGVPAEVRDRDPGD; encoded by the coding sequence GTGAGCGACGACACCCCGCCGCGCCACGACCGCGTCGCACGCCACCCCACTCCCGGCCCGGCGAACTCGTTGTGGTCCTGGCCGGAGGCCCGCCACCCGCTGCGGGTAGCGATCAACTACGCGGCCATCGTGGCGGCGCGTCACTCGCCGAGCCTCCGGACCAAGAACTGGCTGTTGCGGCGGATCGGCGTGACGATCGGCGAGGGGGTGTCGTGGGGGCTCGAATCCACGCCGGACGTGTTCTGGCCCGACCTCATCACCGTCGAGGACGGCGCGATCATCGGCTACGACGCCACGCTGCTCTGTCACGAGTTCCTCCAGGACGAGTACCGGACCGGCCCCGTCGTCGTCGGCGAGCGGGCGATGATCGGCGCGGGTGCGGTCGTCCTCCCCGGCGTCGAGATCGGCGCGGGCGCGAGCGTCGCCGCGAACTCGCTGGTCGTCGAGGACGTTCCTCCCGGGGTGACGGTCGCGGGCGTGCCCGCGGAGGTGCGCGACCGGGATCCCGGCGACTGA